A region from the Dehalococcoides mccartyi CG5 genome encodes:
- a CDS encoding NADH-ubiquinone oxidoreductase-F iron-sulfur binding region domain-containing protein: MPRLNTPAELEILREKLAKKQSASRPCITVCCGTGCRALGSVKLVDAFRSELAKQGLENQVDIKETGCHGFCEKGSVVVIYPQNICYFHVKPEDAADVIEKTIKTGELVERLLYADPATGEKLVYHHDIPFYKYQKRIVLGDNEHINPQNIEDYIQRGGYSALVKTLFHMTPESVLEEVDKANLRGRGGGGFPAGKKWRTTRDAADPVKYVLVNCDEGDPGAFMDRSIMEGNPHCVLEGLAIGAFAIGAKEGYIYVRAEYPLAVENLYAALRQAEEYGLLGKNILGSGFDFVVKVHEGAGAFVSGESSALMTAIEGRVGEPRPKYIRTAIKGLWDKPSNLNNVETWANVPHIINKGADWFRSIGTEGSKGTKIFALVGKVNNTGLVEVPMGTTLRDIIFKIGGGLRDGKKIKAVQTGGPSGGCIPENLLDSPVDYDALSKLGSMVGSGGLIIMDEETCMVDIARYFINFLSDESCGKCLPCREGLRQLVDILTRITEGKGTMVDMDTLEDLSGVMSEACLCALGQQAPNPLLTTLKYFRHEYIDHIKNKHCEAGVCKALLTFYIDPDKCKACMICARNCPTDAIKGGKGLIHTIEQGKCIKCGACVDTCPAKFDAVIKISGKPIPKNVPAEPIPLNRKAE; the protein is encoded by the coding sequence ATGCCAAGGCTAAATACTCCGGCTGAGCTGGAAATACTGCGTGAAAAACTGGCAAAAAAACAGTCTGCCAGCCGTCCCTGCATAACGGTATGTTGCGGTACGGGTTGCCGGGCTTTGGGTTCAGTTAAACTGGTAGATGCCTTCCGAAGTGAACTTGCCAAACAAGGGCTGGAGAATCAGGTTGATATCAAAGAAACCGGCTGTCACGGTTTTTGCGAAAAAGGTTCGGTAGTCGTTATATATCCCCAAAATATCTGCTATTTCCATGTCAAACCTGAAGATGCAGCTGACGTTATCGAAAAAACTATTAAAACCGGTGAATTAGTGGAACGCTTACTGTATGCAGATCCTGCCACCGGAGAGAAACTGGTCTACCACCATGACATCCCCTTTTATAAATATCAGAAGCGTATTGTACTGGGTGATAACGAACATATAAACCCCCAAAATATAGAGGATTATATCCAGCGTGGTGGTTATTCCGCTCTGGTTAAAACCCTTTTCCATATGACTCCTGAATCTGTGCTGGAAGAGGTAGACAAAGCCAATTTGCGGGGACGCGGCGGCGGAGGTTTCCCGGCCGGTAAAAAATGGCGCACTACCCGTGATGCCGCAGACCCGGTCAAGTATGTACTGGTTAACTGTGACGAAGGTGATCCGGGTGCTTTCATGGACCGTTCCATAATGGAGGGCAATCCTCATTGTGTACTGGAAGGTCTGGCTATCGGGGCTTTTGCCATTGGTGCTAAAGAAGGTTATATATATGTTAGGGCTGAATACCCTTTGGCGGTAGAAAATCTGTATGCTGCTTTAAGGCAGGCTGAAGAATATGGCTTGCTGGGCAAAAACATACTCGGCTCAGGTTTTGATTTTGTAGTCAAAGTCCATGAGGGCGCCGGTGCTTTTGTATCCGGTGAATCATCCGCTTTAATGACTGCTATCGAAGGCCGGGTTGGTGAACCTCGCCCCAAATATATCCGCACCGCTATCAAAGGCCTCTGGGATAAACCTTCAAACCTGAATAACGTGGAAACTTGGGCTAACGTACCCCACATAATAAATAAAGGGGCAGACTGGTTCAGGTCTATCGGCACAGAGGGCAGCAAAGGCACCAAGATATTCGCACTGGTTGGCAAGGTCAATAATACCGGACTGGTGGAAGTGCCTATGGGGACTACTCTTCGGGACATTATATTTAAAATAGGCGGCGGTTTGCGTGACGGTAAAAAAATAAAAGCTGTCCAGACAGGCGGGCCTTCAGGCGGATGTATACCGGAAAATCTGCTGGATTCGCCTGTTGATTATGATGCACTAAGCAAGCTGGGTTCTATGGTAGGCTCAGGCGGGCTGATAATAATGGACGAAGAAACCTGCATGGTAGACATCGCCCGTTATTTTATAAACTTTTTATCAGACGAATCTTGCGGCAAGTGCTTACCCTGCCGTGAGGGTCTGCGCCAGCTGGTAGATATACTTACCCGTATTACCGAAGGCAAAGGCACTATGGTTGACATGGATACACTGGAAGACCTGAGCGGCGTAATGAGTGAAGCCTGTTTGTGTGCCCTGGGACAACAAGCCCCCAACCCCTTGCTCACTACTCTTAAATATTTCCGCCACGAATATATTGACCATATTAAAAATAAGCATTGCGAAGCCGGTGTTTGTAAAGCCTTGCTTACTTTTTATATTGACCCTGACAAATGCAAAGCCTGTATGATTTGTGCCAGAAACTGCCCCACTGACGCCATCAAGGGCGGCAAGGGGCTTATTCATACGATTGAGCAGGGAAAATGCATCAAATGCGGTGCTTGTGTAGATACCTGCCCTGCCAAATTTGATGCCGTTATTAAAATATCCGGCAAACCTATTCCAAAAAATGTACCGGCTGAACCTATTCCTTTAAACCGGAAGGCAGAATAA
- a CDS encoding 2Fe-2S iron-sulfur cluster-binding protein, whose protein sequence is MEEIKLTIDGREVIAKSGQTVFQAATAAGIHIPSLCFHEQLEPYGGCRICSVEVVAGSRSKVVASCVYPVANGLVVNTSTDKIRHIRKVLIELLLTKAPASKPIRDLAEEYGADTARFSHDASFCILCGLCVRYCAEVKKANALCFISRGTQREVTFVPETANRECEKCQQCFDICPTNFIRANFEMAKALTFETKE, encoded by the coding sequence ATGGAAGAAATTAAGCTGACTATAGATGGCAGGGAAGTTATTGCCAAGAGCGGACAGACTGTTTTTCAGGCGGCCACCGCAGCCGGTATCCATATACCTTCGCTCTGTTTTCATGAGCAACTGGAGCCTTACGGCGGATGCCGTATATGCAGTGTGGAAGTCGTAGCCGGGTCACGTTCAAAGGTGGTGGCTTCCTGCGTTTATCCGGTGGCAAATGGTTTGGTAGTAAATACTAGTACCGATAAAATCCGCCATATCCGCAAGGTGCTTATAGAGCTTTTGCTTACTAAAGCCCCTGCTTCAAAACCCATACGGGACTTGGCTGAAGAATATGGGGCGGATACTGCCCGTTTCAGCCATGATGCTTCGTTCTGTATACTTTGCGGCTTGTGCGTCCGATACTGTGCCGAGGTTAAAAAAGCCAACGCCCTGTGCTTTATCAGCCGGGGTACTCAACGTGAAGTGACCTTTGTACCTGAAACAGCCAACCGGGAATGTGAAAAGTGCCAGCAATGTTTTGATATTTGTCCCACCAACTTTATCAGGGCTAATTTTGAAATGGCAAAAGCTCTCACTTTCGAAACTAAGGAATAG
- a CDS encoding FAD-dependent oxidoreductase, with the protein MLENAEYIKAGELLDHTQKLYDEGAIFCTASCVDLGNEFEVIYHYNLEKGLRMKHLRLKIDKNETVPSISNIYLCASLIENEMQELYQLKLSKIAIDFSGGFLVTKETPTSYMIKAPDYKLIPVERLTAPCQKTCPAGIDVSRYVRLCGEGNYDAALAVIKQAMPFPGILGRVCLAPCESACRQGKCGESISIKQLKRAAYEYGHYTDSITAKPTGKKVAIVGSGPSGLATAYFLAKKGHKVTVFEALPKAGGYMRVGIPEYTLPRQILDAEIENVSKLGVEFKLGTTVNSLGSLKEMGFDATLLALGANQGVRRSNIIAAFSGGTDVFKRFGLAVENINGNNVLKIDDDTLTTSQQGVFACGDAVNGPTSVIHAVASGKKAAASIDKYLGSDGKWVFENIVAHEPVSRDTFLERILPKSKPLSVKYDIKQAKERNEETAGYNREVASTEGKRCWRCDLEE; encoded by the coding sequence ATGTTAGAAAATGCGGAATATATAAAGGCAGGAGAACTGCTAGACCATACCCAGAAACTCTATGACGAAGGGGCAATATTTTGCACTGCCTCCTGCGTAGATCTGGGGAATGAATTTGAGGTTATTTACCACTATAATCTGGAAAAGGGTCTGCGGATGAAACACCTCAGGCTCAAGATAGACAAAAATGAAACTGTTCCCAGTATTTCAAACATCTACTTGTGTGCTTCACTTATTGAAAATGAAATGCAGGAGCTTTACCAGCTAAAACTCAGTAAAATTGCCATAGATTTCAGCGGCGGTTTTCTGGTCACCAAAGAAACCCCCACGAGCTATATGATAAAAGCCCCTGATTACAAACTGATTCCGGTAGAACGCCTGACTGCCCCCTGCCAGAAAACCTGTCCGGCAGGCATAGATGTATCCCGTTATGTCCGCCTGTGTGGTGAGGGTAACTATGACGCGGCTTTGGCTGTTATCAAGCAAGCCATGCCTTTCCCCGGAATACTGGGGCGGGTTTGTCTGGCTCCCTGCGAATCTGCCTGCCGTCAGGGCAAGTGCGGAGAATCTATAAGTATCAAACAGCTTAAACGCGCCGCCTACGAATACGGCCATTATACGGATAGTATCACCGCCAAACCCACCGGCAAAAAAGTAGCCATTGTGGGTTCCGGCCCGTCAGGTCTGGCTACTGCCTATTTTCTGGCTAAAAAAGGGCATAAGGTAACCGTATTTGAAGCTTTGCCGAAGGCTGGCGGATATATGCGGGTAGGCATACCTGAGTATACACTTCCCCGCCAAATACTTGATGCCGAGATTGAAAATGTCTCCAAACTTGGAGTTGAATTCAAGCTGGGTACAACTGTAAATTCACTTGGCAGCCTGAAAGAAATGGGATTTGATGCCACACTGTTGGCACTGGGTGCCAATCAGGGCGTACGCCGATCCAATATCATTGCCGCCTTCAGCGGCGGTACAGACGTATTCAAAAGATTCGGTCTGGCGGTTGAGAACATAAACGGCAATAATGTGCTGAAAATTGATGATGATACTTTGACCACTTCTCAGCAGGGTGTCTTTGCCTGCGGAGATGCCGTAAATGGGCCTACATCTGTAATTCACGCCGTAGCTTCAGGCAAAAAAGCGGCTGCAAGCATAGACAAGTATCTGGGCAGTGACGGCAAATGGGTGTTTGAAAATATTGTTGCCCACGAACCTGTATCACGTGATACTTTCCTTGAACGTATTTTGCCCAAGAGCAAACCTTTAAGTGTTAAATACGATATTAAGCAAGCCAAAGAGCGAAACGAAGAAACCGCCGGCTATAACCGTGAAGTTGCCTCCACTGAAGGCAAACGCTGTTGGCGCTGTGATTTGGAGGAATAA
- a CDS encoding nickel-dependent hydrogenase large subunit — MARTVIPFGPQHPVFPEPVQLKLECEDETVVGVTPVIGYVHRGVEKACELNTLRQNIFLVERICGICSIQHALCYCQGIEELANIEIPQRAQYLRTAWAELSRLHSHSLWLGLLADALGFESLFMQIWRAREIILDILEITAGHRVITSACVVGGVRRDIDAEMLKKTEAMLGDFRKMMDKTILPTLLNDPTLKKRTVGKGILSYDQAVTLGACGPTMRGSGVPSDVRSTGYAAFKELGFEPVVETAGDSYARTLVRTRELYQSIDLTLAALHQMPAGEIMVKADAYPEGEIFTRVEQPRGELTYYIKANGTNHLDRCKIRTPTFANIPTLLVMLPGCELADVPVITLSIDPCISCTER; from the coding sequence ATGGCACGAACAGTAATACCCTTCGGGCCACAGCATCCGGTATTTCCTGAACCGGTACAACTTAAACTTGAATGCGAAGATGAAACCGTAGTCGGGGTCACACCAGTTATTGGTTATGTACACCGCGGGGTAGAAAAAGCCTGTGAGCTAAATACTCTTAGGCAGAATATATTTCTGGTAGAACGTATTTGCGGTATCTGTTCCATACAGCACGCACTTTGTTACTGTCAGGGTATAGAAGAACTGGCAAATATTGAAATTCCCCAGCGGGCGCAGTATCTGCGTACTGCCTGGGCAGAGCTTTCCCGCCTGCACAGCCATAGCCTCTGGCTTGGTCTGCTGGCAGATGCACTTGGTTTTGAAAGCCTGTTTATGCAAATTTGGCGTGCCCGTGAGATTATTCTGGATATACTGGAAATAACCGCCGGACACCGGGTTATCACCTCTGCCTGTGTGGTTGGCGGGGTACGCCGTGACATAGATGCCGAAATGCTCAAAAAGACAGAAGCTATGCTGGGTGATTTCAGAAAGATGATGGATAAGACCATTCTGCCCACACTGCTAAATGACCCCACCTTGAAGAAAAGAACGGTCGGCAAGGGTATTTTGTCTTATGACCAGGCTGTTACACTGGGAGCTTGCGGTCCTACCATGCGTGGCAGCGGTGTTCCTTCTGACGTCCGTTCCACCGGTTATGCCGCCTTTAAAGAGCTTGGTTTTGAGCCGGTAGTGGAAACAGCCGGTGACAGTTATGCCCGTACTCTGGTGCGCACCCGCGAACTATACCAGTCCATAGACCTTACTCTGGCAGCACTCCACCAGATGCCTGCCGGCGAAATAATGGTTAAGGCAGATGCCTATCCCGAGGGAGAAATATTTACCCGGGTGGAACAGCCGCGCGGTGAGCTTACTTATTATATCAAGGCCAATGGCACAAACCATCTGGACAGGTGCAAAATACGCACCCCCACTTTTGCCAATATACCCACCCTGCTGGTTATGCTGCCGGGGTGCGAACTGGCAGACGTGCCTGTTATTACCTTATCTATAGATCCTTGTATATCCTGTACGGAGCGTTAG
- a CDS encoding 4Fe-4S binding protein: MPWMIGTVLKNLFSAPATRRYPYEKRESFEGSRGSIVWDAKRCDMCSDCARVCPARAITVDSEKHQIEYDPLKCIYCGTCTETCLQHAIIQHPLYAAPQGAHASQITEVHHYRY; the protein is encoded by the coding sequence ATGCCTTGGATGATCGGAACAGTATTAAAAAATTTGTTTTCAGCTCCCGCCACCCGCCGTTATCCTTATGAAAAACGGGAGTCTTTTGAAGGTTCACGCGGAAGTATTGTTTGGGATGCTAAACGCTGTGATATGTGCAGTGATTGTGCCAGAGTTTGCCCTGCCCGTGCCATCACTGTTGATTCGGAAAAACACCAGATAGAATATGACCCGCTTAAGTGCATCTACTGCGGCACTTGCACCGAAACCTGCCTTCAGCATGCTATTATCCAGCACCCTCTTTATGCTGCCCCACAGGGTGCACATGCCAGCCAGATAACCGAAGTACACCACTACCGCTACTAA
- the epmA gene encoding EF-P lysine aminoacylase EpmA, which translates to MYSDERQRLGRLEDNLKSRMQILGLIRSFFNEQGFLEVETPVFVPSVVPERYIKPVECQNGYLSTSPELYMKRMLASGYTNIYQISRCFRDGEKGRHHNPEFSMLEWYRVGADYLQMINDTENLFYHISMKLFGKIQIRYLGQDIDLTPPWERLTVRDAFLNTVGWDPVNTDDEKRFDEDLVLKVIPSFQSHRPTVLLDYPAKMASLARLKKTNPEVAERAEFFISGLEMANAYSELTNPLEQSARFAEEKKLIEAEQNRRVVTPEIFLEAVKYLPVCTGNALGIDRLVMFFCNTDQIQDVMPFTADTA; encoded by the coding sequence ATGTATTCTGATGAGAGGCAACGGCTGGGAAGACTGGAAGACAACTTAAAAAGCCGTATGCAAATCTTGGGGTTAATACGCAGTTTTTTTAATGAACAGGGGTTTCTGGAAGTGGAGACCCCTGTTTTTGTTCCCTCAGTTGTCCCGGAACGCTATATAAAACCGGTAGAGTGTCAAAACGGTTATCTGTCTACCTCGCCCGAACTGTATATGAAACGCATGCTGGCATCCGGCTATACCAATATCTACCAGATAAGCCGCTGCTTTCGGGATGGCGAAAAAGGCCGTCACCATAATCCTGAATTTAGTATGCTGGAGTGGTACAGGGTCGGGGCAGATTATCTCCAGATGATAAATGATACCGAAAATCTGTTCTACCATATTTCAATGAAGCTGTTTGGCAAGATCCAAATCCGTTATTTGGGACAGGATATTGACCTGACACCCCCCTGGGAACGCCTAACCGTGCGTGATGCTTTTCTGAATACAGTAGGCTGGGATCCGGTGAATACCGATGATGAGAAGCGTTTTGATGAAGATCTGGTGCTGAAGGTTATACCATCTTTTCAGTCCCATCGTCCTACTGTGCTACTGGATTATCCTGCTAAAATGGCGTCTTTGGCCAGACTCAAGAAAACCAATCCTGAAGTTGCTGAACGGGCAGAGTTTTTCATATCGGGTTTGGAAATGGCAAATGCATATTCCGAGCTGACTAATCCGCTTGAACAATCAGCCCGTTTTGCCGAAGAAAAAAAGCTGATAGAGGCTGAGCAAAACAGGCGGGTGGTTACGCCTGAAATATTTTTGGAGGCAGTGAAATATCTGCCGGTTTGCACTGGAAATGCGCTTGGGATAGACCGTTTGGTGATGTTTTTCTGCAATACAGACCAGATACAGGACGTAATGCCCTTTACGGCAGATACTGCCTGA
- the efp gene encoding elongation factor P, whose product MNIEEISKNKKIMLDDIPYNVDDVDFMKPGKGSAVYRIKFRNLMDGGILERTFHSGDKLKEADVSTYDMQYLYHENGNYIFMNTDTFEQHFMAEDRMGSRGVFLKDGMVVPVQLLGDNPIEITLPNFIELEVMETSMSTGKETVTAQNKPAKLSNGMEIGVPTFMKAGDVIRVDTRTGAYVERVGNKK is encoded by the coding sequence ATGAATATAGAGGAAATCAGCAAGAATAAAAAAATCATGTTGGATGATATACCATACAACGTGGATGATGTGGATTTTATGAAACCGGGCAAGGGAAGTGCCGTATACCGGATAAAATTCCGCAACCTGATGGATGGCGGCATTCTGGAGCGCACTTTTCATTCCGGTGACAAACTGAAAGAAGCTGATGTATCTACCTATGATATGCAGTATCTTTACCATGAAAATGGCAATTATATATTTATGAATACCGATACTTTTGAACAGCACTTTATGGCCGAAGACCGTATGGGTTCAAGAGGCGTTTTTCTAAAAGACGGCATGGTTGTCCCGGTGCAACTTCTGGGGGATAATCCCATTGAAATTACTTTGCCCAATTTTATTGAGCTGGAAGTAATGGAAACCTCTATGAGTACCGGCAAAGAAACCGTAACCGCCCAGAATAAACCTGCTAAACTTTCAAATGGTATGGAAATAGGTGTGCCCACCTTTATGAAAGCAGGGGACGTAATAAGGGTGGATACCCGCACCGGTGCCTACGTTGAAAGAGTGGGCAATAAGAAGTAA
- a CDS encoding MarR family winged helix-turn-helix transcriptional regulator, which yields MTPENSPENAKSILVKDILVLIQKLYTEALVIPQGLLETEITMPQLRVLLLLHLNGPLSMGIISKKLCIGLATLTGIVDRLVKQGFVERETPPDNRRVVICHLTEKGNAHYESLWQFTTGKVAELLDGVDNEDLSVIRNGFCILEKSAANKSAAIENTDRI from the coding sequence ATGACACCAGAAAATAGCCCTGAAAATGCAAAATCAATCTTGGTTAAAGATATTCTGGTACTTATCCAGAAGCTTTATACTGAAGCACTGGTAATACCGCAAGGCTTGCTGGAAACAGAAATTACCATGCCTCAACTACGAGTGCTCTTGCTCTTGCACCTCAACGGGCCGCTTTCTATGGGGATTATATCCAAAAAACTTTGCATCGGGCTGGCTACTCTTACCGGTATTGTAGACCGTCTGGTCAAACAAGGCTTTGTAGAACGTGAAACCCCACCGGACAACCGCCGCGTTGTTATCTGTCATCTGACCGAAAAGGGGAACGCCCATTATGAAAGCCTGTGGCAATTTACTACCGGCAAGGTAGCCGAATTGCTGGACGGTGTAGATAATGAAGATTTATCGGTAATACGAAACGGTTTCTGCATACTTGAAAAGTCCGCTGCAAATAAATCAGCGGCTATTGAAAATACTGATAGGATATAA
- a CDS encoding MMPL family transporter gives MFKAIAGWVIKFKYLVVSFWVILAALMAFTAPSLQEVSKLDQSGFMPADSDSAKASALLKQYFPNESASVSSLYLIIYNHSTLNQNDMDYAHSLSLWLSSESAPAGIGEINSVFSHPQLSSRLISPDNTTMLIDVGLLQSAQDQQSENIITSIHAQITNMPDGLEVFVSGEAGMMKDLYAALAESIDLTTIVTIILVSVLLLIIYRSPVASLVPLVTIGIAYLVSRGVLGYMAEAGVNIWSQLDVFIVVLIFGVGTDYCLFIMSRFREELHKNQTRWEALKTALGRISAVVSASAIALIVGLMGMSIARYQMIQTMGPSLSVSIAITLLSAITITPALASIFDGKIFWPSKTNATRPEKLAVSPSKDKFRFWNWVGTITTKHPLPIALVIIGLLLIPYTQLSHQRLSFDTISELPQDAESVIGFNKLTEHFNIGEMMPATLVLADENGGNLSNIAILAELADLTASLESLKGVDAVQSVLQPDGTAASGAALRAANQVLGLIPVESSGNTNPVNLVSDQTLAGFEFIRTYLQELGQSFPWLTEETSYRDSISSLDNIIDTLQDIRYAAQIDTQLNTLTGQLRQTADALRLGYPAQAEIAFLVKAYMLESAQTYSFIADLYDYQQAMLKVDKLATLIAQANADGSIASELDSLAYSTEHLAFVIGSQGVFYLFPQSLPADNSPANPVEILLGETRLFSQNMRSLSNTFTANGNPYFISQTLMQTSLELDSLVNMFYSEDQSGTRLFLILSDSPYSNESMDTISEVKALLQTDTLGSHISGLDCGIQGTSADMQDVRDIMEQDFTHIQLIIIAGVFLVLLVLLRSIVAPIYLLLTVMLSYGATMGIITWLFQDVLGHSGISFMLPIILFTLIVALGSDYNIFLVSRIREESETKPIKEAVKNAISSTGGVIVACGLILGGTFAAMLTSPILTMYQLGAAVAIGIIMDTVIVRGILVPSLATIVGRWNWWPFHNLKK, from the coding sequence ATGTTCAAAGCTATTGCCGGCTGGGTTATCAAATTTAAATATTTGGTGGTCAGTTTCTGGGTGATACTGGCCGCTTTAATGGCATTTACCGCCCCTTCCCTGCAGGAAGTAAGCAAACTGGATCAGTCCGGCTTCATGCCTGCAGATTCAGATTCTGCTAAAGCAAGTGCGCTTTTAAAACAATATTTCCCGAATGAAAGCGCCTCTGTTTCAAGCCTGTATCTCATTATCTACAATCATTCCACCCTAAACCAGAATGATATGGATTATGCGCATTCTCTTAGCCTATGGCTGTCTTCGGAAAGTGCGCCTGCCGGTATTGGGGAGATAAATTCGGTCTTCAGTCACCCCCAGCTTTCCAGCCGCCTTATCAGTCCGGATAACACTACCATGCTAATAGATGTCGGCTTGCTTCAATCGGCCCAAGACCAGCAGTCAGAAAATATTATAACCAGCATCCACGCTCAGATTACAAACATGCCTGACGGACTTGAGGTATTTGTCTCAGGTGAAGCCGGCATGATGAAGGACCTGTATGCGGCACTGGCAGAGAGCATAGACCTGACTACCATAGTTACCATTATCCTGGTTTCGGTCTTGCTGCTTATCATCTATCGTTCACCGGTAGCTTCTCTGGTACCTTTGGTAACTATCGGTATTGCCTATCTGGTAAGCCGGGGAGTACTTGGATACATGGCTGAAGCCGGGGTAAATATCTGGTCACAGCTGGATGTATTTATAGTGGTGCTGATATTTGGGGTAGGTACGGATTATTGTCTGTTCATTATGTCACGTTTCCGGGAAGAACTGCATAAAAACCAAACCCGTTGGGAAGCACTGAAAACCGCTCTGGGGCGTATCAGTGCGGTTGTGTCTGCCAGTGCCATAGCCCTTATTGTAGGCCTTATGGGCATGTCTATAGCCCGTTACCAAATGATTCAAACCATGGGGCCTTCATTAAGTGTCTCAATTGCTATCACCCTGCTGAGTGCCATTACCATCACGCCTGCACTGGCATCTATATTCGACGGTAAAATATTCTGGCCAAGCAAAACTAATGCAACCCGGCCGGAAAAACTTGCGGTCTCACCTTCCAAAGATAAGTTCCGCTTCTGGAATTGGGTGGGTACTATTACTACCAAGCACCCCCTGCCGATAGCCCTGGTTATCATCGGGTTGCTCCTCATACCCTATACCCAGCTATCCCATCAGCGGCTTTCATTTGATACCATAAGTGAACTCCCTCAGGATGCCGAATCCGTCATAGGGTTTAACAAACTGACGGAACATTTCAATATAGGTGAGATGATGCCTGCCACACTGGTACTGGCAGATGAAAACGGTGGGAACCTGAGTAATATTGCAATTCTTGCAGAACTGGCAGATTTAACCGCCAGTCTGGAAAGTCTGAAAGGAGTAGATGCAGTTCAGTCTGTGCTTCAGCCGGACGGTACAGCTGCGTCAGGTGCGGCACTCCGGGCGGCAAACCAGGTACTGGGTTTGATACCGGTAGAATCTTCGGGAAATACCAACCCGGTAAATCTGGTTTCAGACCAAACTTTGGCAGGTTTTGAGTTTATCAGGACCTACCTGCAGGAACTTGGGCAGAGTTTCCCCTGGCTGACAGAAGAAACATCTTACCGGGATTCCATATCCTCTCTGGACAATATAATAGATACACTGCAGGATATCAGGTATGCCGCCCAGATAGATACCCAGTTAAATACCTTAACTGGCCAGCTTCGCCAAACTGCAGATGCCTTACGCCTTGGCTACCCTGCCCAAGCTGAAATAGCCTTCCTTGTAAAGGCCTATATGTTAGAAAGTGCCCAAACCTATAGCTTTATTGCTGACTTGTATGACTACCAGCAAGCTATGCTGAAAGTTGACAAGCTGGCTACGTTGATTGCTCAGGCAAATGCTGATGGAAGCATTGCTTCCGAACTGGATAGTCTGGCATATTCCACCGAACATCTGGCATTTGTAATTGGCAGCCAGGGGGTATTTTATCTGTTTCCGCAATCACTCCCGGCAGACAACTCACCTGCCAATCCAGTTGAAATACTGCTTGGTGAAACCCGGCTATTCAGCCAGAATATGCGCTCTTTGAGTAATACCTTCACCGCTAACGGCAATCCATATTTTATATCTCAAACCCTGATGCAAACCTCACTTGAACTTGATAGTCTGGTCAATATGTTTTATTCAGAAGACCAATCCGGTACCCGTTTATTTCTGATACTCTCTGACTCCCCTTATAGCAACGAGTCTATGGATACCATTTCTGAAGTAAAAGCACTGTTACAGACAGACACATTGGGCAGTCATATTTCCGGTTTAGACTGCGGTATTCAGGGTACCAGTGCAGACATGCAAGACGTCAGAGATATAATGGAGCAGGATTTTACCCATATCCAGCTGATAATAATTGCCGGGGTGTTTTTAGTTTTGCTGGTGCTTTTGCGAAGCATAGTCGCCCCTATCTACCTGCTGCTTACAGTCATGCTAAGTTACGGAGCAACCATGGGTATTATCACTTGGCTCTTTCAAGACGTACTGGGACATTCCGGCATAAGCTTTATGCTGCCGATTATATTATTTACCCTCATTGTGGCGTTGGGTTCAGATTACAATATTTTTCTGGTATCCCGCATCCGCGAAGAATCCGAGACTAAACCCATTAAAGAGGCTGTAAAAAATGCCATCTCCTCAACCGGCGGAGTTATTGTGGCTTGCGGCCTTATCTTGGGAGGTACATTTGCGGCTATGCTAACGTCACCCATACTAACCATGTATCAGCTAGGGGCTGCAGTAGCTATTGGCATAATAATGGATACTGTTATTGTAAGAGGAATTTTAGTGCCATCACTGGCAACCATAGTTGGCCGTTGGAACTGGTGGCCATTTCATAATCTGAAAAAATAG